A DNA window from Brassica napus cultivar Da-Ae chromosome C1, Da-Ae, whole genome shotgun sequence contains the following coding sequences:
- the LOC106352459 gene encoding la-related protein 1C: protein MMASAASSTSENRGSPAQSRRPSPWSQIVRGESEPRTISSSAAPSSPQRRDPIPSASVAPPPAPVAGDDRSEESGGAQGNAGKKPVWKRPSNGASSEAGPVMGASSWPALSETTKAPSSKSSSDSLKSLGDVPSSSSVVVTVSQGNANASVPAPKQGGRANPNPTPNTSRQRSFKRNNSASGSAANGSNSQPSPQGPLVETPSHNPSPRGQNQRNGSASQTHGGGSDSFSPRDSHRNQNGNHHHHHQSHGGRRNQEHGNQNWNFSRSFNGRAHSQRGAPAFVRHQPPHIQSIPPQFMAAQPIQPFGGPVPFPSELASPYYPRMPFIGPLSPGPVFYQVQDPPLNVKLQKQVHYYFSEENLIRDTYLRGHMDDQGFVPLHVIAGFKKVAELTDSIQQIVEALQGSPFVEVQGDRIRKRYNWQHWLLPEDASLQFVDAVASGVGNLSIGQSSPDPIGGPSSQLQPAGAENKAASDGQQQFSVVNPVNNLNGSNGANR from the exons ATGATGGCCTCCGCCGCTTCTTCTACGAGCGAGAATCGCGGCAGCCCCGCGCAATCACGCCGTCCCTCTCCGTGGAGTCAGATCGTCCGCGGCGAATCAGAGCCGCGGACGATCTCCTCCTCCGCCGCTCCTTCCTCTCCTCAACGCAGAGATCCGATTCCTTCTGCGTCCGTTGCTCCTCCACCTGCTCCGGTTGCCGGAGACGATAGATCGGAGGAGTCTGGTGGTGCTCAGGGAAATGCAGGGAAGAAGCCTGTTTGGAAAAGGCCATCTAATGGTGCTTCTTCTGAGGCTGGACCTGTCATGGGAGCTTCGTCGTGGCCTGCTCTTTCGGAGACTACCAAAGCTCCCTCCAGCAAATCTTCCTCCGATTCGTTAAAGAGTCTCGGCGATGTACCTTCTTCCTCATCGGTGGTGGTTACCGTTTCTCAG GGAAATGCAAATGCTTCTGTTCCTGCACCAAAGCAAGGTGGTCGTGCAAACCCTAACCCAACACCAAACACCTCGCGCCAGAGATCATTTAAACGGAATAACAGCGCTTCTGGATCCGCTGCTAATGGTTCTAATTCTCAACCATCGCCGCAAGGTCCACTTGTCGAAACGCCTTCGCACAACCCTTCTCCTAGAGGTCAAAACCAGAGGAATGGCTCTGCATCGCAAACCCACGGTGGTGGTAGTGACAGCTTTTCACCAcgagactctcacaggaaccAGAATGGTaaccatcaccaccaccaccagagTCATGGTGGCAGGCGCAACCAGGAGCACGGGAATCAAAACTGGAATTTCAGCAGAAGCTTTAATGGGAGAGCACATTCACAAAGAGGTGCCCCAGCATTTGTAAGACATCAACCTCCACATATTCAGTCAATTCCTCCTCAGTTTATGGCAGCTCAGCCTATTCAGCCTTTTGGCGGGCCTGTGCCTTTCCCTTCTG AATTGGCATCTCCATATTATCCCCGTATGCCTTTCATCGGCCCTCTCTCGCCTGGTCCAGTCTTTTACCAAGTCCAAGATCCTCCTCTAAACGTTAAACTACAGAAGCAAGTACATTATTATTTTAG tGAAGAGAATTTGATTAGAGACACGTATCTTCGTGGGCACATGGATGATCAGGGTTTTGTTCCGCTACATGTGATTGCTGGTTTCAAAAAG GTTGCAGAACTTACAGATAGTATACAGCAAATAGTGGAGGCTCTACAAGGTTCACCATTTGTTGAAGTGCAG GGTGACAGAATAAGGAAGCGCTATAATTGGCAACATTGGTTGCTTCCTGAAGATGCGAGCCTTCAGTTTGTTGATGCAGTAGCAAGCGGAGTTGGAAACTTGTCGATTGGTCAGAGCTCGCCGGATCCAATTGGTGGTCCAAGCAGCCAGTTGCAACCTGCGGGAGCAGAAAACAAAGCTGCTTCAGATGGTCAGCAGCAGTTTTCTGTTGTTAATCCAGTGAACAACCTCAATGGCTCAAATGGTGCAAACCGTTGA